One part of the Nostoc sp. PCC 7120 = FACHB-418 genome encodes these proteins:
- a CDS encoding phosphate-starvation-inducible PsiE family protein, which produces MYKPVEDSPISAYEINRGRIVRTLELIQDVIVISLCIGLFSFMAIQVWDMFLSLLPPLDFHVVTADILFLLILVELFRLLIIYLQEQRISIGVAVEVSIVSALREVIVKGVLETNWSQVLATCAFLLVLGILLVLRVWLPPTFEGIDPEQQIAKRYQKMQANGRD; this is translated from the coding sequence ATGTACAAACCTGTAGAAGATAGCCCAATTTCCGCGTACGAAATCAATCGGGGTCGCATCGTCCGCACCTTGGAATTGATTCAAGATGTGATTGTGATTTCCTTATGTATCGGTTTATTTAGCTTCATGGCTATCCAGGTGTGGGATATGTTTCTTTCCCTGCTACCGCCTTTAGATTTCCATGTTGTCACTGCCGATATTTTGTTTCTGCTGATTTTAGTCGAGTTATTCCGACTGCTGATTATCTACCTCCAAGAACAACGCATATCTATAGGCGTGGCGGTAGAGGTTTCTATTGTCTCCGCTTTGCGAGAAGTCATTGTTAAAGGTGTACTAGAAACTAATTGGAGTCAAGTTTTAGCGACTTGTGCCTTCTTATTAGTTTTGGGAATATTGCTGGTTCTGCGAGTTTGGCTACCACCCACTTTTGAAGGGATTGATCCAGAACAACAAATAGCCAAGCGCTATCAAAAAATGCAGGCAAATGGACGAGATTAG